A region of the Dreissena polymorpha isolate Duluth1 chromosome 6, UMN_Dpol_1.0, whole genome shotgun sequence genome:
aaatttaagttcttttcacagttactgtacagattttgtattttgtttatttgtaacttaaatgattgatttgtcaaaggttttttttaatgatataattatcttttttttcctgtactaatttgttaATGGTAGTTTTCATAacttacctgtggacttatgtccaaaGATCCATGATGAACTGTGGCAATGATCtatttgataaaccacaggccttggtagtcagcgatgtctaacttggtcatttttgactgtctacagacccccaaCCCTCTCGCAGTaaggtggcatattgcagttgaactgtcagtctgtctgtctgtcagtctgtgtgtctgtccgaaaactttaacattagccataacttttgcaatattgaagatggcaacttgatgtttggcatgcatgtgtatctcatgaagctggacattttgagtggtgaaagttcaaggtcatccttcaatgtcaatcgtcaaaaaacaaattccaagggaagtaataagcttttaagggagatgatttctatacctgccaaatgataaatttcaaagcggcgctgtagggggcattgtgtttctgacgaacacatctcttgttttttataaataaatcaaatctGCGCAGGAGGggatattgtgtttctgacaaacaaatctcttgttttatgttatcttACATTaccttcttcatttctacaccaatttacttccaattgatactgaacatctcttataaaaatgcggtcaatctcaactatgcatggccccattaccagccctggggGTCCCCCTGGATCAAgcatgcagcgtggggatacgcgtcggcctctgccgcgccatttctagttaaactTGTCTCTGGACTGACCAATCCTTCTCATCCACTTGTCAGCGATAGCGTTTGACTCTGTTTCTGGCCTATGTAAACATTCCAAATCAAGGTTCAATTTCCATTCTTGCCACATAGCTTGCACGGAGATCGGTGTCTGATTCAAGTAGTACAGTTGCCATTTGCTGGCACTGTATACACATTGTACAAGTTAACCATGTTCACTCAGTATCAATGTAAATAGGTTAAGTGACTGCCATGATGTGACTGAGATTCTGctataaaaaaatcttataatTAATTGCTGTTTCAATATGGGAGGTCATGGGGAACTCATCTGTGCACTGAAGAATCCGGGCAAGTTCCAGTCAGTGAGTGCTTTTGCCCCTATCTCCAACCCAATCAAAGCACCGTGGGGGACAAAAGCTTTCACAGGATATCTTGAAGGGGACCAGTCTAAATGGCAGGTAAGCAGTGAGTGCATTTCACATTATCTTTACCCATAAAAGACCTTTCTAATACTTGCAAGGACTAACGATTAATGAAAGGCACATTGTgatttaaatcatgttttacCTATTTAAGGatgatcaatcaatcaattaacaagGCTTTGACAGGAAAACCGAATGGAACAACCGTGGTGGTATATAGATTTTCATAAGAGATTCAGTAATTCCAAGTGAcctattttaagctcacctgagcacaacgtgctgatggtgagcttttgtgatcgctttttgtccgtcgtccgttgtgcgttgtgcggcgtcaacatttgccttcttaactctctagaggccagatttattgtccaatcttcatgaaatttggtcagaagattggttttaatgatatcttggaagagttaaaaaatgataacgtttgcttgaaaaacatggctgccaaggggcggggcatttttccttaaatgactAAATATGGCCatattaaaatcttgtaaacactctagaggccacatttattgtctgatcttcataaaacttggtcaaaagattcatcctaataatatcttggacaagatcaaaaatgatgccggttggttgaaaaacatggccgccaaggggcggggcatttttcctaatatggctatcgttaaaccttgttaacactctagaggccacatttattttccgatcttcatgatacttgctcagaagatttgccccactgatatcttggatgagttcaaaaatggtaacctttgcttgaaaaacatggcttccaaggggcggggtattttaccttatatggctatatattgctatagtaaaatcttgttaacactctagaggacacatttattgtccaatcttcataaaacttggtcagaagattgaccctaataatatcttggacgacttaaaaaatgatgccggtcggttgaaaaacatggccgtcagggggcggggcatttttcctaatatggctatagtaaaaccttgttaacactctagaggccaatttattgtccaatcttgatgaaatatggtcagaagatttgtcttaatgatatcttggatgagttcgaaaattgttacgtttgcttgaaaaacatggccaccaaggggcggggcgtttttccttatatggctatataaggctatagtaaaatcttgttaacactctaaaggccacatttatagtccgatcttcatgaaactcggccagaagattcatcccaataatatcttaaacaagttcaaaaatgatgccggttggttcaAACACATGGCCACCACgagggcggggctattttccttatatggctatagtaaaaccttgttaacactctataggtcacatttatttttcgatcatcattaaacttggtcagaaaatttgtcccaatgatatcttggatgagttcgaaaatggttttggttgctttaaaaacatggccaccaggggcggggcatttttccttatatggctaaatatggctattgtaaaaccttgttaacactctagaggccacatttattgtccaatcttcatgaaatttggtcagaagattggtctcaatgatatcttggatgagtttgaaattaactatgtttgcttgaaaaaaatggcttccaatgggcggggcatttttccttgtatggctataatagaatattgttaacactctagaggccacatttactgtccgatcttcatgaaacttggtcagaagattcatcgcaataatatcttggacgagttaaaaaatgatgccggttggttgataaacatggctgcaagggggcggggcattttccttatatatatggctatagtaaaaccttgttaacacacttagaggccacatttattttccgatcttcgttaaacttggtcagaagatttgtcccaataatatcttgttatctcaggtgagcgactttgggcctttcaggccctcttgtttatattattcAATCTATTTACATACATTGTCATAGACATCATTATTATTGCAGTTGTTATCATGACACTTATCATGATCATCAAAGCattgtgattttgctcatcatcatcattatcatcatcatcatcataatggtAAAAAATACCAATATATCAAAGATTAATAAAGCAAGTAAAATGGCTTGTCATTTCAAGTGTTTAATGTATTTAGCCACAGGAGTATGATGCCACAGAACTGGTGAAGAAGTACATTGGTCCTGCCCTCAATATGCTTGTTGACCAGGGAAAGGCAGACAACTTCTATGTGGAAGGACAACTCCTGCCTGACAATCTGTCAGCTGAATGTGCGTCCAACAATGTGCCAATCAATCTGAGGATACATGAGGTAACCTTgtagttattttgtttttacaacCTTTAAAGTTTTGAAGTTTTGAAGTTTAAGTTAAAGAAATAAATCGTATAATCTGTACCACTACAAATATTGCCTTGCATAAAATAAGCCATAAAATTAACTATTGTGCTATGCTGCCTGTCTCTGTTACTTTATTATTACTATACCCCACTTAAAAATATCAGGAGTATCCTGCTGTGCACCTACCCGCCATACAGTTTGTCAAGTTCACAAGGTGCTTGTTAGATGAAATGTAAACCAATTTAGAGAATTCTTTGACAAACAATCATGCACATTGGTTTAATCTctactttcattttttttattcaagaagTCCAGTTTCCAAATCCTGGGGAAGGCAAACCCTTTTATTCTACTTTTTTTCTTGCAACTGTAGTTAGTAACACTATTTAAAGCACTTAgagctttaacccatttatacctagcgtctagaaaaaaggccttggcaaacagcgtagacccagatgagacaccgcatgatgcagTGTCTGTTTGCTTTAaagaatttctgtgagaaataaaataaatatagaaattaatattatagacatccctaattttggaaataaattgatacaatttagaaggatgggagagtccactaggcatatatgggttaatagTAAGCTTATTTGACGAGATTGTTTGAAAAATGCATAAATCTGTGAACAAGCCGCTTAAACATATGGTCATTTGTGTTCTGATTTATCTTTAGTAAAGGACGGACTGTATCAATCTTGAGATCAACAGAGCaagaaaagtcaaggtcactcgTGGAAAGCAatatttaaacatcatttaacaATTGCACATTTGATTGACACTTGGCTTCCCTTAGAAGACATTTTACAGACATCTCATGTTCAACCTATGTAAGCTAATATTTGTCTCCTTATTTTCATTCCAGGTTTATGACCATAGCTACTATTTCATCGCCACATTCATCGAGGAACACATCAACCACCACGCCAAGTTTCTCTTACAGTGAATGACAATGCAATACCAACAGCAGTTGGATAAACGGCACTGGCTTGgttttaattattatgattttatttggATGAAATGTGATTGTACAACCATGTCGAATAAGTGCTGTGCATTGAATGGACTTGTGCATAtatgagtttcacttctttatttctaaattaaaatGGTTGTGTTCAGAATCATGTGTTGAaaagtatttatacaattattatttcataattaacataaagTAACGGAGGAAAAGTAACTGCTTTATTTTACATCAAACAGAGATAAGACTTTTCTGCTTTAAACATGTGCATAATACACAAATTAACCGTTTATCTATCACACATGCTGGTAATTTGTTGAAATGAATTATTTGTGTAGTTGCAGTTTGAACACGGATGCACATGTACATTCCTTATTTAACCAAGGATACAAACCAAATAGCATAAACCTAGATAGTCCCTTACAACAAAAATCAAAAAGAATTATACAGGTAGCATATGCATATTTGTAGATATAATTAATAGCTACGTATGATGTCATTTATGATAATTTGTACATCATCAATTTCTTCATTCCGTGTTTACAACCAGACACGACCAATCTGCTCCCATCATTTTTCATACACAGGGTATACGGCAATTGCATATCTACATGGTATGTACATAGAATGTCCCCATCAACAGTGAGGTGTACGATGGAGTTCTTAGCCATACTGCACACCAGCACCGTGTCACCGGGTCCGACGCAGGCCCCTTTTGGTTCCTGGATGTTATCATTAGTGACTGCTCTAGACGTTCCCTTCACGGTGTCGAACATGTACACTGTGTGAGCATACCTATCAGTCAGTACCAACGTGTTCTTTGAAGGGACATACGTGCACTTGCTCTGTTCATGTTTGTACGTCTTCTTATTAAACAGCACACGGTCAAAATCAGACTCCACACCGGTCTGGTTTATCATTCTCACTGGACGTGGATAATCGCGTGGATCATCGTATGTGCTCACGACCATGGTAGTTGGGGTCATGCAGCAAATGGAAAAGACAATTGTGGATGTGTATATCTGCCTGGTCAGACTGATGACATTGTCAGGGCTCACGTACAGGAGAGACACTCTCCTATTACACATCGTTACCGCCACCTCACACTGAGACAGACATACAACGTCATATGGACATGAATTGAACGTGTACGGTGTTCCTAGTAACTGTAGTTGGTCATCCATTATGATACATTTGTAACTCCAGTTATCCACGGCTACCAGTCTCCCGTCTGGTAGGAAGTTAAGCCCAGTGAGGAGAGGTTCACGCCAATCATCTCCAGTCTGTTTGATATCAACGGACACGAGCAGCTTCAGGGTGACTGGTTTAATCGGAGCTGACTGAGCGATGTCACTTGAACAATCTAAATGAAAAAAGTCTGATCAACATCATAACTAATCGAGAATATCCTTAAATAAGTAGATCAAATATCACACCACTCGATTGTTCTATGACAAATGAAATAGGCCAGGGAAATATTTTAGTTAAGTATTTGACTGAAATAATACTTCGCAATTTTAAATGATGAATAATGTATACACAGGAGCCATTGACTTCATTTCTTGTAATAAGCGTAAATCGTAGGGGTGGTCAAAGTCGCATACGTTAATAATTCACAAAATTGCGGGAAAAAGTAGCAAGGGAAAAATAGCATATGAATCAAGTTTTAACCCATTTACAGATGTCATAGAAATTCTTGGGTGAGGACTTATATGAGCATAATTTTAATACTTATGGTTACACAATAAAATAGTCGTTTTTACTTTTTCCGAAAAATAATTCGGAATGCGGATTTTTATTTTACTGACGTATGCATACACTATTCTATTGTTTAGTAGTTTTAGCATGTATTATAATGTGTAAGTTATACCATATTTATAAGAATTTGTAATctagtatttataatatatttatacacgTTCATTTAAATTACAATAGGTTAAGAGGGGTATTTCTTCGGTTAAGTGACTGTACCGATATACCGACACACTGcagttttttaaatattcatgtacACATTTAAACCCCCTGGCGGTTTTCCGAAACAACGAAAATCGTTAATTTTGAAGCGGATCCTTGTAACAAAATAGTTGAAatacctttaaacaaaacattttcagcATTTTCAAAACTACGAGCGCACATGACAATTTCTGGCATACTGGTTTTATTAACAGTGTCCGCTGTATTTAGTGAGCGCTGAAAGTTGTATCAGGAAACTCGCGCAATTTTATTCAAAGTTTCATAGCACTTCAAGTCacgattttaatttatatatattaattagtaaagttaaataaaagtatttaaacgaTAAAAACTGGTTTTCATGAGCAAATAAACTAAGATGTGTTGTCTGAAACATAGCaacttttgttttacaaatttcaaGAGATTGCGACAAGAATAACAGTAATCCTAATAAATATGTAACATACTTTAAACGCATTGGGTTAGTTTCATCCAGGCAGCGTAGGCCTCGACATGCAACTTGTTATCAAAAGTGTAAAATAAAAGACAAATGCAATACAAAGCACAGGCTTAGGGCATTAATGGCAAGAACGATTCCATACATAAAATTTAATCGTGTTAAGAACAATCAGTGGTGCAAACTGCattaatgtgaaaaatgaaaGAAACTAATACCGCTATTTATTAATatctgtttaattaaatatatttaaagatgTTAACTTCTTTTTGAAATGTTCATTTGTGTTTTTGCGAAAACATTCCTTTATCTACATTATATAATTAAGGTACAGAGATACTTAGAACAATCTACTTTTAGACACCATCCGTTACATAGCTAAATCATGACAAAGCTTGGGATTGCATTAAGGACCTGTTGTACTTTAACTAGCAATGACTTTGACCCAACAGGTCATTGATGCAATCCCAAGCTTTTTCATTATTTAGCTATGTAACGGCTGATATGCACTTATATTATTGTCAAGAAACGGTATACATGATCTTTTTAATGTAATTGTAGagctttcttttaacaaaaataacggtatttaacaacaaaaaaacgtTTACCCGAGCGATTATTTtgagataaaataataatatgcagatgtttgtttgcaaaaaaatcaCGCGTTGTCAATGATTTTGAAAGGAACAACCGGATAATGTGTTATCCAATCGTTTCAAGATTGTAACGCGTCATAAGCGTATTACTATTAAACAATGATAACTCctaaaaactttattttataatgtatttacTATAATATTGTTcttttgtgtacagtttttttaatgtttgacaaAAAGTTGGAACATTGTCCATTCGTCAATCTTTGAACATTCCCTTAATTTTCTCAATTTGCATAATGCGACTCCATGTCAATACATCAAAAGCCACGTGTTTATACCTTTATTTAAATTGGTTGCATCTGAAGAGTCCTGTTTTATCGTCGGACTTGTTTGCACAACATCTGAAAGAAGAAACTATTAAATAGTAAAAGTATATATCAAAACCACACAAGGTCTGGGGCAACGTACAGCTTTTTAAAATCGGCAAAAGCTGTAAACAATCTTTAGATCCTATGCATAAAATACAGTGGGTTTGGTTTTGGTCAACATTcaaaagaatgaaataaaaaggtcaatataaaaaactgTATTACAATATGAAGATGTGACGATTTGATAACTTCAAGCCGTTGTAATTCGAATTTTATGCGAACGCATTTCACATAACTTGTCAACAAACAACGATCATAATCATTTAAATTTCAgacgttgaaaaaaaaagaacaccTGCCGTGTACCTTTTTGGCAAAGCTATTGTACTGAATCACAGGGAAACAATGTGTCGCTCTACTTGCACTGGTACAATTCATTCTTTCTCTTTAAGACGGGGTTATAACTGATTTGAGAAGTCTAAGGAAACATTTGAAGTGATATGTTTGGTTCACATCTCGGTTAAATGGGTATATGATAATTTTTGCGATGATATACTTTTGTTGAGGTGTCCATGTTCAACAACAGCAGAACTAACCGGTAGCATTTCATTGCTGTATTCATTTACTTTCGAAGAAGATTTTTTGATTTCGCCTTAGCGCTTCATCTTCTCCGCTTTAAATCATCCACTTTTTCAATTATCATAGTTTGCCCTATCAAATATCTCAATAATACGATCTTTCATTTCATCCACCTGTTTTGCAAGGTTTGAATACTTCAATTTTAACCCTTAACTAATTGTTTCTAATAAATGTGCATCCACATCGATCGTACAGGAGCAATATTACCTTTATTTAAAACGGTTGTTTCCTTTTTAACTTCATATGATTCTTGGATTTGCATCGGACTTGTTAGCATAACATCTGAAAGAACAAAAACTAAAAAGATAACGTGAAGTTTAATATAATACAAGCAGATATACATCATCATGTATAATAACGTGTTACTGTCCTACGCTGTGTACTATATCGGGTGAGGTTTAGAATAAAAGAACGGCGGAGCTCTTCAAACTGTTGTTtcattcgtgccgagcctgatttattaaaaaactatTGGGCTGTATCCTGTATTCTGTTTACCATACCCATATCATACATTAACGTCCCGTCCTAACAGACACTCGTTGCATTGCAATTTCTTGTAAAAgcattttaataacattaaacaaataatgatatAGGAGTATGATATTCAAACTTAAACCGATTACGTTAGACCATGTGCCGTGTTATTTGCTTCGCAAGATTTCGTAATTGTATCACATGGAAACGAACCTTTATGCGTAAGAAGTCGCCTTGTGTTCAGTTTCACAATGCCATCATCCTCTTTCAGAAGTGATGATAGCTGGTTTGAAAAGTTCAAAGCAACAGTTGAAGTAATATGTTTGTTTCGCTGCTCAGTGATATGAgtttctatatattttattttctcttTCATAATGTGTGAGATGATATATTTTTGTTGAGGTGTTCCATGTTTGACAAGAGCTGAACTAACCGGTAGCAGTTCATGGATGTCTGCATTCACGTTCGAAGTAGCCTTACGCCTTTCGCCTAAGCGCTTCATCTCCTCGGCTTTGAAGTTATCTGCCTCTTCAATCATCCTTGATTTTGCTTTATCGAATATCTCGATTATACGATCCTTCATTTCATCAACCTGTTTTGGAATGTATGCATTGGTCTCACTTAATGCAGCTTCTGATAGGTTACAGTCCGCTATGATGGAGCAAGTCTCTGTCTCCAGTTTAAGAAGCATATGGTTCAAACCTTGCAGCTCTAGTCCTTCTTGACTTGATAGATTTGCCAGTTCATTTATGATTTCGCACTTCCTGTGTATGAAAGCACATGTATTGCAGCATAGCTTGGAGTGGTCTTCACAGAAAAACTTGACCTTTTTATCATGGTCGCGACATTTGTCCATACCTTTCATCATTACAACAACAGGTGCCGAATCCAGATTCTCAATAACTACCGTATCATGTTTGCCCGATTTATAAATGATATGACTATTTCTGCAATGTTCGCAAAGATGCTCGTTACAGGTTTTGCAAAACAATGTTGCTTTACTGGGCGTGTGCTTTCTCGTACATGGTTCGCATAAGTTTATTACTTTACATTCTCCTATCATGTCACTTGAAACTTGCTGATGAGCCTTGTGTTCGCTGGTTGCCATTTTCAAACCGGTCGTTTGTTGCTAcaataatgaacaaaacattCTAAATGTATGATAGTATTTCCATGtttaaaaatctttctttttaaatataaactgagTTATATGAAGTCTGTATACATgttataacatataaaaacaattaagTATTCCAAGTATCAGATAATCATGTATCTTAATATAATTTCtacttttgtttaaacatataaataacaaaaactactTTTTACGACTCAATAATCTGAAATGTAGGTAAATGGAAAACTACACAACTCTTGTTTTGGATTTACCTTCTAAATTATCATGTATCCGTCTTTTGACTAGTGCAGCAATTAAAAGTCAAAACTCATAATATACAGATATATTCTTAAAACGCCCCTTTCGAAAGATTAGACTATTAGCGTTCTAGGTACAAGGTACAGTACGACTTCGTTATCAAATTAGGTTGCGACGCACTAAATGATAACGACGacagtttatatgtttatgtcatGAATGAGAAAATGTAACACATTGAAAAAATGTGGCTATTTGAAACAACTATTTTTAGGTGTTATTAAGATGTactaattcatttaatttaataacaCAAGTATAATAAGTCTTATTTACGTGTTGAAGTAATAGTAATTTCTATAAAACAATTTTCAGATTAAATCGAATGAAATGAAAATTTGGCGAGAGCACTGTTTGCTATTATCGTATAACACGACTATTAAATTGCGAGTTCGATTCCTGATTGTGATTTTTTGTATTCTTGTGGTTGCTCACGTATGATCAATGATCATTAATGCGCATTATCTGCTCGCGAGTAGTGTTCTCCATCAGTACAATAGTGTTAAGGTACTGTTTACTGTACTGTATACCATGGATGGATTGACAATGTGTGCGAAGTAATATTATAATAAGAACATGCTAATAcactaatataattgtttatataatgagTTTGCTCTTATATGAAATGTTCATTACTTTTGCATCAAAAAAGTctcaaaattttgtttttataagtgtaacccctttgtttctgatataagtagtcaagagcatctttggtatatatctttggttttggctacaaacaacaaatacatatttcagtaatttaaccaatgcaacatcactttgtacactctatacatcactaaatttattatttccttcggTTAGTTTAACACCAACATTTGCTTATTCCTTTCCATAAT
Encoded here:
- the LOC127836018 gene encoding LOW QUALITY PROTEIN: S-formylglutathione hydrolase-like (The sequence of the model RefSeq protein was modified relative to this genomic sequence to represent the inferred CDS: inserted 1 base in 1 codon; deleted 2 bases in 1 codon); this encodes MINWDHAVCVLTGPTCTEQNFVSKAGAQRVAAEKGIILVASDTSPRGEGEDDSWDFGSGAXFYVDATEEKSKTNNRMYSYVTKELPEVINANFSSLPNKMSIFGHSMGGHGELICALKNPGKFQSVSAFAPISNPIKAPWGTKAFTGYLEGDQSKWQEYDATELVKKYIGPALNMLVDQGKADNFYVEGQLLPDNLSAECASNNVPINLRIHEVYDHSYYFIATFIEEHINHHAKFLLQ
- the LOC127833259 gene encoding uncharacterized protein LOC127833259, which codes for MLTSPMQIQESYEVKKETTVLNKDVVQTSPTIKQDSSDATNLNKDCSSDIAQSAPIKPVTLKLLVSVDIKQTGDDWREPLLTGLNFLPDGRLVAVDNWSYKCIIMDDQLQLLGTPYTFNSCPYDVVCLSQCEVAVTMCNRRVSLLYVSPDNVISLTRQIYTSTIVFSICCMTPTTMVVSTYDDPRDYPRPVRMINQTGVESDFDRVLFNKKTYKHEQSKCTYVPSKNTLVLTDRYAHTVYMFDTVKGTSRAVTNDNIQEPKGACVGPGDTVLVCSMAKNSIVHLTVDGDILCTYHVDMQLPYTLCMKNDGSRLVVSGCKHGMKKLMMYKLS